GACTAGTAGTGCACTATCTTTAGACGAGTAGTACACTATGTTTAGACTAATAGTGCACAAGAAGGTTTATGCCCTGTGATCAAACAGTAAAACGTGATATTTTCTTACGCAATGCTCGATCTTGATAATCCCAGAATTGAAGTCACGGTAAAGTTGGTCATTGTTGTTTCCGCAGCTAATACACTTGTATTCCCGTGCATTCATTTCTAAGTTTGATTGATTGTTCATAGTTCCTACTTTTGACAGTCTACTTTCACTTTTCAATCCGGAAGTTGCTGGTAGACAACAACAGTTGGTACCAGATCCGGAGTATGAACTTCCTGTCTGCTTAGAAAAACAACATGCAGACCGGGGAGGACAGAGGGAAAACTCATCCAAGGTATACAACCTGTGTATTTGAAGATGGTTATCTTAAACCTGTTAGAATAATTCACTTCAAAGTTTATTATGAAAGTGATCACAAGACGTCACCCTAACAATACCATAAGATTTTACTTTTAGGTTGTGTACTGAAGTAGATCTTCTATACTAACTGTTAACTGTTAGAATGTTTTAGGTGCATGTGGTGGTGGActtatttttatgattttactCAATTCTCCTATGGGAATAATGATCTGCCAGGACGGCTTTTAAGAAAACTACTGATTCTCCAGAAATTCACCTGGACAGCTCCTGAATGGAAAGGAGAGAAAGACACTCGATCAAGACAAGACAAGTGATGGATTTTAGTATGGCACAATAACAAACTtattacacacatgtacatgtattcacaGGCGTTTGAAGTTCTGACTGTAAATTTACAGTCAGAACTTCAAACGCCTGTGATGTATGTACTGCAGTACTGgtatatatttcagtttatatactgtcattgatattgtttcaatattttacGTCATGTTTTCCTTGATTACAGATCAAAGTCAGCAGAGCTGAAAGACCTGATTGACAAAGAAGAGTTTAACCTACGTAAGCGTCTGCCACGTAAATTACCAAAACGCAAGAATGATGTTTACGTTAGTAGGAAGACCAACTTCAAAGGACAGCTTGAAAGATGTAAAAAGATACTGGACATGGAAAATGAAGTTTTTATTCATGGTTTAGGAGCCGCAATAACTAGAGCTTCAAATCTAGCTTTAACCCTAGAGTCATCAGGCCGAGGCACTGTAGCTACAGCTGTGCATACATCAACTGTTGAACTGGTGGATGATCTTGAGCCCGACAAGGAGGATCACGAACCAGAGACATTTTCACGAAACAATTCTGCGATTCATATAAAAGTGTACAAAGTCCAAAGTGCTCTGTTAGTGACTTCTGGTGACGATCCTTCTCACTCATGATTGTTAGGAATCTATATTAATGTGTGTCATATATCACTAAAGTTTTACTCTGATGTGTCACAGGCTCAGTAATGTGAGACCCACAAATCATCAATAAAACATTCTAATGTCAGGGCGCTGATGCATTGTGATCAACccaataaaatattataatatcattatgaTCTGACTTCAAATAAATTTCTCATCATTGTATTGAGATTTAATTCAGGATCTGCTTCAATGCTTCAATAAAACAATCTGATGTCTTTATGATCTGACatcaaaaaaatattctgaTGTCATTGTAATCTGACATAAATAAATTGCTTGTCATTGTATTGAGActcagttttttttatctgcTTCAATAAAACATCCTAATGACGtgataaaataaatttattgtaatttctttgcatgaatttttttttatttcttaacatTTAAGCTTTAAATACCAGGTAACTTAGTTTACATGCATTTATAATGTTAGTTGGTAGgatggtacaatgtataatacattTGATTGAATTCACAGATGTACAGAAGATCTGTGGGTCACATACATGACCCAGAGTGACTGTTGTTTCATCCCACATTAACATTCACACACTTAAGAGCAAATAAAAGATGTATACATACACAGCATTGTAGTTTACTGGCTTCCAAGGAAATGCATGTAGAACTAAATTTATAAATTTCAACACTATCTTGGGATGCCATGATCAAAATCAATATgctttctttttaaatatattgtttttcttatatttttttaaagatattactATGATATATTTACCAAATTGTATAATAGTTCATTATTACTTTTCGGATTTTTACACTGTGTGCATTTTCCGGATTTCATCACCCGGtctttttttattacattatccAATATGGCGGCATCCATGAAACCGGCAATGCTGTCAAGGTTGTGGTAAGTTGACTGTCCTCCTAAGGATAatcttaatgatatatatatatttttcaacaaataaTGAATGTATTTAGTATACGTTCTCTTACTGACACAATGTATTCGTTATGTTTTTAGCGACAGTGACAAATTTATCTGGCAAATCGTAGCGTACATTTTTAAGTTAGTAGATCTAGATAGTCGTACGGTTATGCAACGTAAATTAACCCAGCattcattgtatacatgtttctCGGCAAAGCGGTTTAATAATAATTCCGTATTATTTTGTGAGAATCTACTCATACTTGAACATTGGAGAACAAAATGAGGtatttattttagtatatattttttttcaatttaatgtTTGAACAATAAAATTAGAAATGGAAAATAGTGGTGTAAGCTTAGCTCCCATTAATCGTGAACTTATGCTTGCATACCAAAGCAtccacaattaaaaaaaaacaaaaaaacaaaagaaacgAGAGATAGAGATCAAGATAAAAGTCTAAAAATCATCCATTATTGCTTATCCAACTAATTTTATAAATAAGCAAATATTGTGAAAATAGAATCAATTCTATAATTTGTCAGATTAATTATTTTCCTCTAACGTTTTTTCAAAAAGATTGATTTAAGGGGTAAAATGTCATAATTTGGTGAATTTTGAGATTAAGTCAAGTGATTTTGCGtcatttgatatttgttttgcaatgcatcaatatttactCGGGGTCTATAGGCCTATATTATATCATGGTGTCTGGTTAAGTTTGCCCAGGGAAAAATGCAGGGGTGAAAATGGCCTATGGCAAAATCAGccctatgatatatattatatgtatatatgtataactatatactaTACTCTTATATTTACTTTTAATGTGATTCAATAATCTATGATTaataaatattacacattaaATAAGATTCACAAGCTTTACCTGCTGGTGTTGTTATTAAGATTTGACTCTTAATCTAATGTATACAGGGTAATGTATACAGGGTGCTTTCATACTATCAACTGAAATGATCTTAGTGTATTTCTTTtggaaaaatactgaaatgGTAGTGAATTTATTTTTGAGTTTGTCTAAAACTTACTGTACTGACAGTACAGGACAAGCAGAGACATAATAACATGTAATTCTTGTTTCATGTGAACACTTGTTGAAAAGATAtggttacatatacatgtatatttacatacaaaccACAGTACACAAATGAGCAACGTCTGTTTCCAATTAATTCTTATGTGAGCTTTGtgcagtatacatgtacagttgtatgtataGATGTGTATACAACTATTGGTGTTGACATCTCATAAGGTATCAGTGAAATAATGCAGACCTGCTATTTATGTTCTTACATAGTATGTTTATTGGTGGCAGGAAATCAGCATGAAATGTCTGTGCACCTGTCGAATGGTCAACGATTACGTATCCAGCCCAATACATCAGCAAACAATTATGAAACAGAACATATACAGAAACAGAAAGTACAGTGAATGACATCACAGACAATGATAACACACCTGTACACATTCAAGAGTGCAATATAAACACTGGGTTACATGAATACATGTTACAAAAATCTGTGCATAAACATTTGCTCTCCTGAAAAAAAACTCAGTCTCCATTCTGAGTGAGAGGGAATTTGGTTCCCATTCTGAATGACAGGGCATCTCACTCGGTCTCCATTCTGAGTGAGAGCTCGAGGGAATTTGGTCTCCATTCTTAATGACAGGGCATCTCACTCGGGTCTCCATTCTGAGTGAGAGCTGGGAATTTGGTCGCCATTCTGAATGACACATGAAGGGTTATGTTCTAGGACTGAAGATTGACTTCCCCTACCTGTTAACCCTGAACATTTAATTCAGGAAGTTAACagcaaatatatttattgtttttaaatgcTGGTTGTTAAATAAATGTATGGTGATTAATTGCTGAATACACCTTTTGACATTCTGCTGAGAATGACCATTTGAGGACAAATAAAGTAAGATATATTGTGTAATTGTTTGCAATTGAATGAATTTGAATTGAAATAACCATGTTACAACAggtgtttttattgttaaacaGGTAATTCAACGATGCTTCGTTTGGTGTTCCGAGGATGGCAGAGGCATTGTGTACATTCTAGAATGTACGTAGTGTCGAATCCCTGTAGACTTGAAGAAGGGATGGTAAATAAGCTTGCAACAATATGTGTCACTTCCAGCACACAGCTCCCTGTCAATATCTTCAATTCTTCAGAGGAATTCATTCATCAAGTGTGCATTATTCAAAGGTAAATTTCCCACATAGTGTTGATATAAAGATTTAGAAATACTGTAAAAAGATACACAACTTATGACTTTTATTTTGTCATcttttttagaatttttaagTGGTTATTTTCCGTAATTCAGGGCttaatttatatcatttatactgtatgaaaataaaaatgtgcattttattaaatgttttcattttcctttttaaCAAAACAATCAGAGAGGAAACAAGAAGAGGAAACCAATTTCCTTTGGATCAAAAAAACTCCATGTGGCAGAAGAAATATTTGTTAAGGTTCCACAGGGTGTATCTGTTGAAGAATTTGCATTACTGCTGGAAATTAATGAAGGTATATTAGCTTCAACTTCAAGAGGGGTGTCAAGGGATGTAGCAAATTTCTGGTTCCCTGAGAACAAGTCCCTATCtacttttttttacatttcaacaaCCTGAGATAAAAAATGAGGTTACTGTACCATAGATTTCTGACATTGGCTGTACTGACTTTATCAATGATCTAATTGTCCTGAAACTTCATACACTTACTAAAATCATTATCACTTGTATAAACCACTTGGGGTCAAAATTGAGGCCACTGTTACTGTTAATAGATTTTTAATGTCTTTACACTACTGACTTCATCAATTTTCTCAAAGTCCTGAAACTCCATATGCATGCTCACAACTGTCATCATTTAGGCAGTTTTGGGTTTAACTTTCTGGGATCAAAATTGGCCTCACATTACCTCGGGAAGTTCCAAGGTGAGTGGTTTGTCAGTCCCTATATCCAGAGACCCTATTCAAAATGACCTGGCTGTTCACTAGGCAATACATTCCTTAaacacagcaaacaaacaaataaacgcAAAATTGTGTCACTTTTACTATGAATACATTTTCAACATCCTCTTTCTACCAACTTCATTCATTATATCTGATAATCCTAAAGCTTCATACATTTACTCAAAACTATATGATCTcttgaatacatttgtatgatttCAATCTCCTGGGTTCCGAATTGAGGTCACTCTAATTACTATAAGtagatttttgttttacttactCTATCAACTTTGTCAAAATTATTAAGTTCTGTTTCTTCAAACTCTTACTCACATCTATCATCTTTTGTGATGATATATAGCTGTGTTTTCCTGAGCAGCATTGTAATTCATCTATTGTTGAGTTCCTCCTTCAAttttaatactgtatatataacttaaacGTATCTCACATTTTACTCTGTTTAACTCTTGTTCAGGATGAAAATCTAACTAGTAAATCAGTTTTTCTGATACATTTGCTATGTTACTTTGCATATTGtgttttctctttctttttcaGACACAATAAAGCAATACTACATGAAAACTGTTGGTGGTAGTGATTACGAAAAGTTCAAATCAAGTATGTATGATTTACAAAATGTTTGTTAGGGTACAAAACCCTATCGGACTAGTCAGTGACACAGTCGTTGTCACAGGTATGTGGACTAGTTGGTGACAATgtcactgttacatgtatgttatctaGTTGGTGACAATgtcactgttacatgtatgttatctaGTTGGTGACAATgtcactgttacatgtatgttatctaGTTGGTGACAATgtcactgttacatgtatgttatctaGTTGGTGACAATgtcactgttacatgtatgttatctaGTTGGTGGCAATgtcactgttacatgtatgttatctaGTTGGTGACAATgtcactgttacatgtatgttatctaGTTGGTGACAATgtcactgttacatgtatgttatctaGTTGGTGACAATgtcactgttacatgtatgttatctaGTTGGTGACAAGGTCGTTGTCATGGGTATATGGACTATCATGTGACAGTGTCATTGGTACTCTTTTGTGGACTAGTTGGTGACAAGGTCATTGGCACCCTAATGTCGACTAGTTGGCGACAGTCAATGGCATCC
This DNA window, taken from Pecten maximus chromosome 3, xPecMax1.1, whole genome shotgun sequence, encodes the following:
- the LOC117323842 gene encoding ribonuclease P protein subunit p20-like, producing the protein MQTGEDRGKTHPRSKSAELKDLIDKEEFNLRKRLPRKLPKRKNDVYVSRKTNFKGQLERCKKILDMENEVFIHGLGAAITRASNLALTLESSGRGTVATAVHTSTVELVDDLEPDKEDHEPETFSRNNSAIHIKVYKVQSALLVTSGDDPSHS